The Fibrobacter sp. UWB5 genome has a window encoding:
- a CDS encoding LemA family protein, with translation MTIGIVAGIVVVVLIAWFISMYNGLVKLRNNRENAFANIDVQLKQRFDLVPQLVSTVKGYATHEKETLDKVTSARAAAMNATTVDEKVQADKALSGALAGLRISLEAYPELKANQNFLQLQNELADIENKLSAARRFFNSTTRELNNACEVFPSNIVAGMFGFKRATMYEATESREDLNKAPEVKF, from the coding sequence ATGACTATTGGAATTGTTGCCGGCATTGTCGTGGTGGTGCTAATCGCCTGGTTCATTTCGATGTATAATGGACTTGTAAAACTCCGCAATAACCGTGAAAATGCATTCGCAAATATCGATGTGCAACTCAAGCAGCGTTTTGATTTGGTGCCGCAGCTGGTGAGCACTGTCAAGGGCTACGCCACTCACGAAAAAGAAACTCTCGACAAGGTGACTTCTGCTCGTGCCGCGGCCATGAACGCAACAACCGTCGACGAAAAGGTTCAGGCTGACAAGGCGCTTTCTGGTGCACTCGCAGGACTCCGCATTTCGCTGGAAGCTTACCCTGAACTCAAGGCCAACCAGAACTTCTTGCAGCTGCAGAACGAACTTGCCGATATCGAAAACAAGCTCTCTGCCGCCCGCCGCTTCTTCAATTCTACCACTCGCGAATTGAACAACGCCTGCGAAGTATTCCCGAGCAACATTGTGGCCGGTATGTTCGGCTTCAAGCGTGCCACGATGTACGAGGCCACCGAAAGCCGCGAAGACCTGAACAAAGCACCCGAGGTGAAGTTTTAG
- the lon gene encoding endopeptidase La, producing MALDTSKTYPLLPLRDAVVFPHTTRRILVGRDISLRALEYAESHDGQIILSAQKNIEQEELENPMLDLYSVGILAHVSNVTPFPNGCVKVVLEGDCVVDLRSITTKDNFLMVTVSAHKPAITDADKSPRFETVLTQFKEYSLHRNISEGMVDALFTMDSQINAFYGMIPFLQISMDERQRLLEIGEIDELAERLVEIMQVAADTDTMMVKVQQNVRQKMAQQQKEWFISEQIRQLQDELDGENGNSSEPDQLLKKIKAKKFSAAIQEKLEDEIGRMRLMQPTSPEYAVSRNYLDWFLTLPYGEYTDTVLNMKKVKSELDAKHFGLDKVKERIMEYVAVLKLTGTERRAPILCLVGPPGVGKTTLVESIAHAMQRNFVRITLGGVRDEAEIRGHRRTYIGAMPGRFIQALRRAKCMNPIILLDEIDKMASDFRGDPASAMLEVLDPEQNHDFTDHFMEVGLDLSRVLFIATANSEAEIPEALRDRLEMVRLPGYYPHEKLQIASKYLVPRICERTGIENGKDVAFDDGIISKVIREWTREAGVRELERTLENVVRHRAKDKVMGKKYKTEVTEKTLQDYLGAPRYLDNQLPAAGRPGVIVGLAWTSVGGEILPIECMLLPGKGTLLMTGKLGDVMKESAQIALSLVRERLSRFGIDPNIVKKTDIHIHVPEGAVPKDGPSAGIALTLCLLSAFTKQPVSPEIAFTGEVSLTGACLAIGGLNEKALAALQAGVKTLRLPAQNQKDVNELPAPAKKGLKIYTHKHIDEIIKVLFKENKK from the coding sequence TAAGCAATGTAACGCCCTTCCCGAATGGTTGCGTGAAGGTGGTGCTCGAAGGGGACTGCGTGGTGGATTTGCGTTCCATCACGACTAAGGACAACTTCTTGATGGTGACTGTTTCGGCTCACAAGCCCGCGATTACGGATGCCGACAAGAGCCCGCGCTTTGAAACGGTTCTGACCCAGTTCAAGGAATATTCCCTGCACAGGAATATTTCGGAAGGCATGGTAGATGCCCTGTTTACCATGGACAGCCAGATTAACGCTTTTTATGGCATGATTCCGTTCTTGCAGATTTCGATGGACGAACGCCAGCGCTTGCTCGAAATCGGTGAAATCGATGAACTTGCGGAACGTCTGGTCGAAATCATGCAGGTGGCTGCCGATACCGACACCATGATGGTCAAGGTACAGCAGAACGTACGCCAGAAAATGGCCCAGCAGCAAAAGGAATGGTTCATTAGCGAACAGATTCGCCAGCTGCAAGATGAACTCGATGGCGAAAACGGGAATTCTTCTGAGCCCGATCAGCTGCTCAAGAAAATCAAGGCGAAAAAGTTCTCGGCCGCCATTCAAGAAAAGCTTGAAGATGAAATTGGCCGCATGCGCCTGATGCAGCCGACGTCTCCGGAATACGCCGTGAGCCGCAATTATTTGGACTGGTTCCTGACGCTCCCGTATGGCGAATACACCGACACCGTTCTCAACATGAAGAAGGTGAAGAGTGAACTGGACGCCAAGCACTTTGGCCTGGACAAGGTCAAGGAACGCATTATGGAATACGTGGCCGTGCTGAAACTGACGGGTACCGAACGCCGCGCTCCGATTCTTTGCTTGGTTGGTCCTCCGGGCGTGGGCAAGACGACGCTCGTGGAATCGATTGCCCATGCCATGCAGCGTAACTTTGTGCGCATTACCCTGGGTGGCGTGCGTGACGAAGCCGAAATCCGTGGCCACCGCCGTACCTACATCGGTGCCATGCCGGGCCGCTTTATCCAGGCGCTTCGCCGTGCCAAGTGCATGAACCCGATTATCCTGCTCGATGAAATCGACAAGATGGCAAGCGACTTCCGCGGTGACCCCGCCAGTGCCATGCTCGAAGTTTTGGACCCCGAGCAGAACCACGACTTTACTGACCACTTTATGGAAGTGGGGCTTGACTTAAGCCGCGTGCTCTTTATTGCGACGGCGAACAGCGAAGCCGAAATCCCCGAAGCCTTGCGCGACCGTTTGGAAATGGTACGCCTACCCGGTTACTATCCGCACGAAAAGTTGCAGATTGCAAGCAAGTACCTGGTGCCGCGCATTTGCGAACGCACGGGCATCGAAAACGGCAAGGATGTCGCTTTTGACGACGGCATCATTTCGAAGGTGATTCGCGAATGGACGCGTGAAGCGGGCGTGCGCGAACTGGAACGTACTCTTGAAAACGTGGTGCGTCACCGTGCCAAAGACAAGGTGATGGGCAAGAAGTACAAGACCGAAGTGACGGAAAAGACCTTGCAAGATTACTTGGGCGCTCCGCGTTACCTCGACAACCAGCTGCCTGCTGCAGGCCGCCCGGGCGTTATCGTGGGCCTTGCGTGGACAAGCGTCGGTGGCGAAATTCTGCCCATCGAATGCATGCTCTTGCCTGGCAAGGGAACGCTCTTGATGACGGGTAAGCTTGGCGACGTGATGAAGGAATCGGCGCAGATTGCTTTGAGCCTTGTGCGCGAACGCCTGAGCCGCTTCGGTATCGATCCGAATATTGTGAAAAAGACGGATATCCATATTCACGTGCCCGAAGGCGCTGTGCCCAAAGATGGTCCTTCTGCAGGTATTGCCCTCACGCTTTGCTTGCTCAGTGCGTTTACCAAGCAGCCGGTTTCGCCCGAAATTGCGTTCACTGGCGAAGTGAGCCTCACGGGCGCATGCCTTGCGATTGGCGGCTTGAACGAGAAGGCGCTTGCCGCACTTCAGGCCGGCGTAAAAACCTTGCGACTCCCGGCGCAGAACCAGAAGGATGTAAACGAACTTCCGGCGCCTGCAAAGAAGGGCCTCAAGATTTACACGCACAAGCACATCGACGAAATTATCAAGGTGCTGTTCAAGGAAAATAAGAAGTAA
- a CDS encoding YggS family pyridoxal phosphate-dependent enzyme encodes MEFTLDEMREHLAALEARISEACKVAGRSRESVKLVWVSKFHPAEAVENAIALGATDFGENRVQEAELKFSEPRIAKDGNRVRCHVIGPVQSNKLKKAAIVADCIHSIASIEAVEKLEKVCAAQNKVLDILFQINAGEEETKSGLDVHEAEAFLADLENRAGAATADGKSANFPHLRFRGLMTIGKNTGVAEDSRECFAFLRNLQQKFLAKGGVFAHFDQLSMGMTGDLEVAIEEGSTMIRVGTALFGERDYSKPVNDPV; translated from the coding sequence ATGGAATTTACTTTAGATGAAATGCGCGAGCACCTTGCAGCTCTCGAAGCAAGGATTAGCGAAGCCTGCAAGGTTGCGGGCCGTAGCCGTGAATCGGTAAAACTCGTTTGGGTGAGCAAGTTCCACCCGGCAGAAGCTGTAGAAAATGCGATTGCGCTGGGTGCTACCGATTTCGGTGAAAACCGCGTGCAAGAAGCCGAACTCAAGTTCTCCGAACCGCGTATTGCAAAAGACGGAAACCGCGTGCGTTGCCATGTAATCGGTCCTGTACAAAGTAACAAGCTCAAGAAGGCGGCGATTGTCGCTGACTGCATCCATTCCATCGCAAGTATTGAAGCGGTAGAAAAGCTCGAAAAGGTTTGTGCCGCGCAAAATAAGGTGCTGGATATTCTCTTTCAGATTAACGCCGGCGAAGAAGAAACCAAGAGCGGCCTCGATGTGCACGAAGCCGAGGCGTTCCTTGCTGATCTAGAAAATCGTGCGGGCGCAGCCACTGCCGACGGCAAGAGCGCGAATTTCCCGCACCTGCGATTCCGCGGGCTCATGACCATCGGCAAGAATACCGGTGTCGCCGAAGATAGCCGCGAATGCTTTGCATTCCTCCGTAATCTGCAACAAAAGTTCTTGGCCAAGGGCGGTGTATTCGCCCACTTTGACCAGCTTTCGATGGGCATGACGGGTGACCTTGAAGTCGCTATTGAAGAAGGCTCTACCATGATTCGCGTGGGAACGGCCCTCTTTGGCGAACGCGACTACAGTAAACCGGTCAATGATCCTGTCTAG
- a CDS encoding M48 family metallopeptidase, producing MKYVGLQTQIWRNNRNSILLLCLFPVIILAMVFVVILSLDYFGVLCPIVEGGCPEGHATYMKYGILHWPEVRHSFWEVLPYTLQIVGVWFIIAYCANTAIIRHATHAKPLERKDNLRVYNIVENLCIAGGIEMPQINIVEDNGLNAFASGIDIPSFTITLTTGLIDKLNDAELAAVVGHELTHIKNRDTRLMVVCIVFVGIFSTIQMVSMKLLSAMLRGPRNHSRSRRGGGSGGVIIIFALILVLIWSTIGYLFSWLTRLAISRSREYVADAGGAELCGDPWALASALQKISDYPGLDTVRRSDVAQLYIIHPDEEFDNDMKLKGIIAKANIMFCTHPDTPERIKLLKQF from the coding sequence ATGAAATACGTCGGACTCCAAACCCAGATTTGGCGGAACAACCGCAACAGCATCTTGCTGCTGTGCCTGTTTCCCGTTATTATCCTGGCGATGGTGTTCGTAGTCATTTTGAGTCTTGACTATTTCGGTGTGCTTTGCCCGATTGTCGAAGGCGGGTGCCCCGAAGGCCACGCCACCTACATGAAATACGGCATTCTGCACTGGCCCGAAGTGCGGCATAGTTTTTGGGAGGTGCTTCCTTACACTTTGCAGATTGTCGGCGTGTGGTTCATTATCGCCTATTGCGCGAATACCGCCATTATACGGCATGCGACGCATGCGAAACCCCTTGAACGCAAAGATAACCTGCGCGTCTACAATATTGTCGAGAACCTCTGCATTGCAGGCGGAATCGAGATGCCGCAAATCAACATCGTCGAGGATAACGGTCTGAACGCGTTTGCGAGCGGAATCGACATTCCCTCGTTCACGATTACGCTCACGACCGGGCTTATAGACAAATTAAATGACGCGGAGCTCGCCGCCGTTGTGGGGCATGAACTCACGCATATCAAGAACCGTGACACGCGACTCATGGTGGTGTGTATCGTATTCGTGGGAATTTTTTCGACCATTCAGATGGTATCGATGAAGCTGCTTTCGGCAATGCTACGCGGCCCCCGCAACCATTCCCGCAGCAGGCGCGGCGGGGGAAGTGGTGGAGTTATCATCATCTTTGCGCTGATTCTTGTTTTGATCTGGAGCACCATCGGCTACTTGTTCAGCTGGCTCACGCGCCTTGCCATTTCGCGCTCCCGCGAGTACGTGGCCGATGCGGGCGGCGCCGAACTCTGTGGCGACCCCTGGGCGCTCGCTTCTGCCCTGCAAAAAATTTCGGACTATCCGGGTCTCGATACCGTGCGCCGTAGCGATGTGGCGCAACTCTACATCATCCACCCCGACGAAGAATTCGACAATGATATGAAACTCAAGGGCATCATCGCGAAGGCGAACATCATGTTCTGCACCCACCCCGATACTCCCGAGAGAATCAAGCTGTTGAAGCAGTTCTAG